The genomic interval tttcttgttcaattatcatggaaggtagtagtgatactgcaacatatatatcaaaagatccgggatggaattattttcaaagagttaatccggataataaaaataagttaatttgtaacttttgtcaaaaagttacaaaAGGGGGTATCTATCGTGCAAAATTTCATGGAGAAAAAGACAGAGAAAAGTAATCTTTCTAAACTTGCGACATtggactttgaggatgtagaccctcttggtgatgatattgatatggatGATATTGGAACTAAAGTTATGTCGCCGCCTACAAGTACAAGTACAAGTTCTAGATCAGTAAATATGCAAAAAAGGTCCCGACAAATAGGTCCAATGGATATGTATTTTGTTCctaatgtacaaaaaaaaatgttgaaagtaGAAAGGGTAAAGAAAGACAAACTATGATAAATGaggcatacaagaaagaattgagGGAAAAAGCTTGTATGGCCATAACTGAGTGGATGTATGATGCGGGAATTCCTTTTAATGTTGTTAACTATTCAAGCTTCAAAAGAATGTTGGACTTGGTTGGCCAATATGGTATAGGTCTAAAAGGACCTAGTTATCATGAGGTGCgggttccttttctaaaaaagATTGTTGATAGTGTGACAAATGATTACATTAAGTCATGTGAAACAGAATGGGCCAAGTATGGTTGTAGTTTGATGGCAGATGGGTGGACAGACAAAAGGCAGAgaacattgattaattttttagtgaATTCTCCTAAAGGTTCGGTTTTCATCGAATCGGTTGATGCTTCTGATTATGCAAAGACTGGAGAGAATATTTCagttgcttgatcgatttgtggagcgtgtaggagaagtaaatgttgttcaagttgttacGGATAGTGCAAGTAACAATGTGCTTGTTGGTAAGACTCTATTTAATTCTTTCTTATCAATATGTTTTTTCTTATATATGTTAAACTTATCTACTTTTCTAACTTCTTTTGTAGAAAAATTATTAGAAGCAAAAAGGCCACACTTGTATTGGACTCCTTGTGCTGCTCACTGCGTCGacttgatcttagaagatattgggaaattgcctgattttaaagcaacattgaagaaggcaatgagtatgaatgcttacatttatgttcgccCCGGCATGGTAAATATGTTGAGGCAATTCACAAGACAAAAAGAGCTTTGTTGGGCGGGTATCACAAGATTTGCTACTACTTTTCTCACTCTTGAAAGGATGCACCTACAGaagcaaaatttaagaaaaatgttcatttcaaaggattggacagagagtaaatgggtaaaagaagCGGCGGGGAAGAAGGTAGCTAAAATCATCATGATACTTAAATTTTGGAGCAGTATTGtgcatattttaaagatatattttaaaaatatatggcCCTTTAGTCCGTGTTCTGAGACTGGTTGATGGCGAAAGAAAACCTGCAATGGGCTATATTTATGAGGTTatggatagggcaaaagaaacaattatgaaggcctttaaggagaaagaagagaaatacaaagaagtGTTTGAGATCATTGATGCGAGATGGGAATGTCAACTTCATCGGCCTCTGCATGCTGCAGGACATTATTTGAATCcagaatatttttattcatacacaGATTCAAATATCTGTGGAGAAGTGGTGAATGGTTTGTTTGAAACTATAGAGAGATTGGTTTCAAGCGCTGTCGAGCAAGATAAAATCACTACCCGGCTCTCTATATATCAAAAGGCAAAAGGGTTATTTGGGAGGAATGTGGCAATTAGACATAAAAGAGCATTATCTTTAGCTGAATGGTGGGAATGCTATGGAGCAAATACCCCAGAATTGTAAAAGTTTGCTATTAAAGTACTTAGCCTTGTAGTGCTTCTGGTTGTGAGCGCAATTGGAGTGTATTTGAGCaggtatgtaataaatataaatgtttaatactattagtatgttacttttataagtagaaaatattctttgttattttattatacttattatgatttttaacattttgtagattcacagcaaaAAAAGGAATAGGCTAACTCAGCAGCACTTAAATAATTTGGTAATTGTGAAATATAATCGTGCCTTAAAATTTCGGTATGATGCACGTGATAAGATTGATCCCATCTCTCTGGCAGATATTGATGAGTAATGAATGACTGATGGGTAGAATGGATGGAGAAagtgataatgaagaagatgagttggtttTTGAAGGTGATGACTTAACATGGGATGTCGTTGCTAGGGCTAGTGGAGCTGAAGAGCCTGAATATTGTACTAGAGAAAAAAATATTGCATCCATGACCTCCAGTTCACATGTTAGGCCTAAACAAGTTGAGAAAGGAAATACATCTTCCTCTATGAGACattcatctctaagacttagagatgaagaagaagaagaaaaaattgaatttgaagaagatgaagataaagaagaagaagaatacaatgaggatgatcttgagcttgatgattaatttgacttattacgcttgttttgatgaactttgctagtttaaattaaaaagttgaaacttgaaagtttgaaacttttattaattttattatggtgTTACTTtgcttgttatatttgatattgatGTGCGTGGAATATTAATAGTTATCATATTCGACATATTATATGAGTGTGTCAATAGTTTAGTAGTCATCAACCTCATGTTCAAGAGGGGCGCGCCTCGCGTCTCGGGTTCTAGTAACCCCTTTGCGCCTCGGTGCGCCTCGCGCCTCTAACAACACTGGCTCCGGCTTCTCCTACCTCAGAATCGTCccatgcttccttcttgtccgtcaACGTATTCTTCCGTATGTTCATCCTATGCAGCCTTTAGACTCTTGCGTTTGGAGGACGTCGGTCTtcgagacttctccttgtcccttttctttaatttggagcagtcatccttgatgtgcccttcttcgttgcaaatGTAGTATTGGAccgtccttttgttgcgttgatgcttcttcgactgcgatctaaatttattagttttaacaaatttattcaaCTTCCTTACTAATAATGtcgcttcagtttcgtcgattgatgcttcagagtcgggatcgtccatctcaACTTGTAGGACAACATTGAGACTTGACTTCTCTTTAGGTTCTGCAATtcttgattcgtgaagttcaaatgtagagaataaactttctaaagtacttacctcaaggtccttagagatgtagtatgcatctactaagggcgCCCATTCTGGAgaccttgggaaggcgttgagcgcgtaccggattgagtcTCGGTTTGTTATCGATTCTCTGAGGTTGTTTAGCTGagttatcagctctttgattctcgcttggagttgtgctaccttctcgccgttgttcatccggagattcgtcagctgagtccggaggatgtcccgcTTTCCTAACTTCGCTTTTGAAGTGCCTTCGTGGAACTCCAGAAATTTTTCCCAAAGGtttttggcggagtcgtagcttccgatccgacttacctcttgggaCGGCAGAACGTTGAGCAGGTGAAATTTCGTCTTTCCGTTAGCCATGAAATCGGCTTGCTTCTTCTTCGTCCACCgatactcttctttgtcttttagagctgtaaaaccaaatttcatagttaGAGGAATGTCAAAATccgtttaaaaaaatacctccattcttcttctccatgtagcgaagtctccgtcgaatttcgggggttgaatgcttgttccggccatcgtcttgatctttgtgcttcagttggcggttagtccttctgaagcggtctggctctgataccacttgctggTGTAGCAGGgctagcaagaggggggtgaattgcttgcacaataaaaataccctcctcgtttctttcaactcaaaaaatgcaataataataaagaaataaactaacagaaataaagaggagacagagaatttaacttggttacaacccggggttgttaatccaaggtgatgAAAAAGATCAGAAAGATCTCCTtgtctgaaggcggagaagccttttacacactgaaagctctaaactattgctaggaattgaatactaaGTTGATTggttaatttcctagctccagggacctttatatagcttctggaaatcttatcccgagtgttaaaggcacctccaagagggttgagggcgcctccaagtagTTTGATCGGATAAAGCTCTATCCGATTGCAAACGGTACAAAGATTgggtctaaggtgcctccaatgcccttgaaggcgccttggattggtctgaggcaccttcaaggtgatggaggcgccttcaatgttgagggcgccctcaatgatgttgagggcgccttcaacctgcatggtataaatagcttccagcttctctttttcctcttcttccgaagctccgatcgcttgggtgatttcggccaaccgaaatagggctcacccgaacccaatttctggtctTCTCCTCGAACAGACTTCCgactcggcttctcgtccctcgaacgccgcacacattcttctcgtccgccggtgtactcttccacagctctttcgtccttcagacgcaccgagcccgtcagcttcCTTCCCGTGTcttctttctcgctagctgcgttttccgctcgactttctgcgctcctaagtttctgtacacttagacacaatgatcaaataacaagcaggacctaacctaacttggttgaacacatcaaaacacccacggggtccaacatcaaGATCATGCGACACGTCTGGACTCGTCGTCAAGCTCAGGCGACGTGTTTGGAAGCATCCCAATGGTGAAACAGCAACAACAGCGGCGGTTAAGTGTGGCTGATGCCCGCCTCAATCGTCATTTAGAACACTGCAATATTATAGTGTTATAAATGATGGTAGGCAGTGGCGGGGTGGTCAGTGACCCCCTACTCCCTAGgcagtggatttttttttttattttttatatgtaatattataaataattattattctttataatatttacttttaatagaatatattaattaaaaatttaatccaaatatttaaaaatatactttttttaaaaatatatatatatatatattaaattaatgaaatatttttattaggtttaattaaatctatttaaaaTTTTGCCCATGACGAACCAATCATGGTCGGTCTCAAGCCCGAATAAAAGAGGAGAGTTGCGTTAGGTTGTCAGCCAacgttaaaactatgacaaatgtttAATAAATgaagtctatttaaattatttcaatcataggtagaaattaattaaaattattaacctaaagttatttaattaGACTCTAACTTACAACTTACCAACATACTCTATTTCGGTCAGGCGACAACTCCGATGCATCGTCGGGACGCACGGCAATTGCATATGCGTCGTTGAGCTCGGGCAATGCATCCAGAGGCGACATGTTCATGCCTGTCATTGGGCTCAAGCGACGCTTTCGGGATCGTGCGACGAGTCTGGACTCGTCGTCAAGCCCGAACGACATGTTCAGACATGTCGCAGTGGCAAAACAGCAATGGTAACAATGGCAGAAGGTGGTGAGTTACTACCTAAAGTACCACCTCAAGCAAAGGCGGTGTGGTTGATGCTCGCCTATCGCCTCGGCTACCATTTAGAATACAGGAAAAGCGAGGGATGTAGAGAGTTAGGAGGGGAGGAGGGTAGTAGGAGTTTTTTGCGAGAAGTCTTAAAGCTCTTCAACCAACTTTGTCTCCTTATATTTCCATGGCTTAAAGCAccaagaaaagagaggagaaccACACAAACTCGTATTAAAAAATTGGCCTGTTCACAACCTTAATTTTATAATGTGTGTTAATTAATTTCATAAGATATAGCATATGtataatttttagaagaagagtaACATTatccatttattttttatttttttaatctcagAACCACATCTTCATATGTGATATTGTAACACCCCAACTAGTGATTCTTTTAGCAAAAAGAATCGAACATAGACTTTTTCCTTTTATGCCCTAACTAAACGCTTGTGCTAGGTGATGACAAAGTTTTGTTCAGAACGCATTGCAAAGTATGCTTTTGAGTATGCTTATCTCAACAACAGAAAGAAAGTCACTGCAGTTCATAAAGCCAACATCATGAAGCTCGCGGATGGTTTGTTCCTAGAATCGTGTCGTGAGGTTGCAACAAAATATCCAGGGATAAAATATAATGAGATTATAGTTGACAATTGTTGCATGCAACTTGTTTCAAAGCCAGAACAATTTGATGTCATGGTATGCTTCTCCATTGTGAACTTATATCTTCAGCATTTTTTGTAGTTGCTTTCCTTCAGATGTTGTTTTTTCCTTGTTGTTCCTGCATTGGGTTTCCAAGTTAAAACGAATGCACTATGTGAACCTTTTTCTCTAGTTAGATGTTTCAGATGCTCCAGTTTGTATCTCAGATTAATGCTTGGATAAACAAAATGTCAGAATATGAAATCGGCTTGTTTTACTCCCTATAGGATCTAGGCAATATATTGTATTCTTAGTTTCAATTAGTCGACTTCACCACAATAAAGACTGCTTGTgacttgacaatgatgagaaatGCTTCTAAGAACCATTTCCCCCTTGAGCAAAGAACTATCCCCTTGTAGCATGAAGCCATGAACCGATCTAATTTCATATATTTGACAAAATATACCTCAATATATATCATAAACCTGCTGACTCTCCATGTTAACTATAGCTTCAACAGTAATTGACTAGTGCAGATTGTAGGAGGAACATCTTAAGGGTTATGTTGTTTTCGAAACATAACAGCTACTTGGGCATCGCTGAATCACGAAACATATGGGTGAGAAGAGAAAGATACAAAAGTAAGAAACAAAATTGAACAAGAAGCATCTGTTTTATGTGGTTTAACAAACTTGCCTAACTCCGCAATTGAGATCAGGATATGATGTTGCCATCAAATGTATATCATATCACCAGTGCCAAGCATGCCTCCATGTTACTACACCTTTCTATGAAATAATTTACATCTCTTTTTTTAGATCAAGTTAGTCTAGGGCAGACAATATAACTGTTTCCTTATCAAGTCAATGTGATTCTGTTTCACAGTTTCTGAAAGTTTGAATTTGGAAAGATTGGTCTGGGAACACCATATTGGGAATGATCATGTCAAGTTATCAGAAGTCAGAACATCTGGTTGGTTTGGCACAAAAACCAGGTCTGTAATAATGAATCAACAGCAATCAGTTTAGCAGAAAACTTGATCACAGCTACAAGTCAGGAATGCTACCAACTGACTTACCTTGAGACCCATGAAATTGGCCCAAGTTGATTGCATTAGCTCTGCACCCCCAGTAGGGGTGTTTCGCTCACTTGCATCTTCACCAAGCCCATTAGAGTGCTCAACCCCAAAGCCCTCTATAACTCATCAGACTGTTTTGTGTTTCAAGAAAGCTCCATAGCTTGAGTAGTTACACATCATCACATTTTGTAGCAAAGTTAAACTGAAAAAGTGGTTGCTGTTGACAACTTGACATTTAGGACATCAAACTTGATTATCTTACACTTTAATATTAATAGTATGAATTTTTATGCTATTCCTTTGTTTgatctgtgtgtgtgtgtgttactCTCCAATCATATTTATTTGAAGACCTTGTCCTCCAGAACATAATGTTATATCTATGAATATATGATTAGTGTGGTTCAGTCACTAAATT from Zingiber officinale cultivar Zhangliang chromosome 6B, Zo_v1.1, whole genome shotgun sequence carries:
- the LOC121992487 gene encoding uncharacterized protein LOC121992487; the protein is MLLIMQRLERIFQLLDRFVERVGEVNVVQVVTDSASNNVLVEKLLEAKRPHLYWTPCAAHCVDLILEDIGKLPDFKATLKKAMSMNAYIYVRPGMVNMLRQFTRQKELCWAGITRFATTFLTLERMHLQKQNLRKMFISKDWTESKWVKEAAGKKVAKIIMILKFWSSIVHILKIYFKNIWPFSPCSETG